Below is a window of Alphaproteobacteria bacterium DNA.
GAAACTAAATACGTTCTAAGGTATCGCGGGGTGGAGCAGCCTGGTAGCTCGTTAGGCTCATAACCTAAAGGTCGTTGGTTCAAATCCAGCCCCCGCAACCAATCTCAGGACCCATCTCATGACCTACCCCATTCTCATTTCCATCGGCCTGCTGGCTGGAATTTGTTCCGGTTTGTTTGGCATTGGCGGCGGCGTTATTATGGTGCCGCTGATGATGCTGAT
It encodes the following:
- a CDS encoding sulfite exporter TauE/SafE family protein, which codes for MTYPILISIGLLAGICSGLFGIGGGVIMVPLMML